CCCCCCTTTTAGCTTTCTTATTACTCCGATGAGCGTGCTGGTGCCTGAAACTGCACTCTGCAGGAGGTGGCGGACAGCAGCTGCGTGTACCGGAACGTGGTGGACCACGCCGCCGGCGAGTTCACGCAGGTGCTCTTCGAGGACGTCGCCTCCGACCCCACCCTGCCGCGCACCAGGTCCGTCCAC
The sequence above is drawn from the Miscanthus floridulus cultivar M001 chromosome 15, ASM1932011v1, whole genome shotgun sequence genome and encodes:
- the LOC136506536 gene encoding DNA-directed RNA polymerases II, IV and V subunit 9A-like, translated to MSTMRFCRECNNILYPKEHRRNRALYYACRSCDHQEVADSSCVYRNVVDHAAGEFTQVLFEDVASDPTLPRTRS